A stretch of Palaemon carinicauda isolate YSFRI2023 chromosome 34, ASM3689809v2, whole genome shotgun sequence DNA encodes these proteins:
- the LOC137626724 gene encoding pneumococcal serine-rich repeat protein-like: PVPTPEVQQATAAFMAAWNAAAARATKIQSALVKSGSQGHYVVQVPQQVQATHEVQRATSEFMAAWNEAARRASTVKHAVYSAPQPVQETADVKRATEEFMAAWEAAAHQASSIKTAVSYTGTPQQVDHTDEVKKATAEFMAAWEKAAARVPKIESTMYFISGTVASPSYQHTAGSTPQFTPSVEQATAEFMKAWNAAAAAAAAAPDVNIIMGAGSAPSGSHSVSYQSPAAVSYTAASLSDLSKPVEPTPEVQRATAAFMAAWNKAAAQATAIRSTLTRSSSAGHYTVAVPKQVEATEEVKRATAAFMAAWNEAAGRASTVEHAIYSVPQPVRQTEEVRRATAEFMSAWEAAAQQASAMRQAISSSGVPQQVDHTDAVKKATEEFMAAWNEAAERASTVEHAIYSVPQPVRETKKVRRAILEFMSAWEAAAHQASAMSQAISYSRDPHKVDPTGAVKKGTGEFMAAWNEAAERASPVKHAIYSVLQPVRQTEEVRRATAEFMSAWEAAAQQASAMRQAISYSGVPKQVDHTDAVKKATEEFMAAWEEAAARVPKIESTMYTLSGTVAAPGSHHTVGSAPQFTPSVEQATAEFTRIWNAAAKAAADAPDVNIIMGASSLPSTSHSVTYHAAAPVVAHAPASVSYTAASLSDLSNPAEPTPEVQRATAAFMAAWNKAAAQATAIRSTLTRSSSAGHYTVTVPKQVEATEEVKRATAAFMAAWNEAAGRASTVEHAIYSVPQPVRETEEVRRATAEFMSAWEAAAQQASAMRRAISYSGVPQQVDHTDAVKKATEEFMAAWEEAAARVPKIESTIYTISGTVPAPGAHHTLGSAPQFTPSVQQATAEFTWAWNAAAAAAAAAPDTNIIMGSSRTSSHHATPQATYSTGSAHTYSSSVHVGAPQPVQPTPEVQRATAAFMAAWNAAAERANKIQTKLYKASGSAHQAHIPQQVSDTDAVRKATEEFMAAWNAAARRGVVVEQAISTLPQQVQETADVKQATAQFMSAWHAAAQQASAIHNVLPSASAYASHQPVTATAEVRKATDEFMAAWNKAAATVPKIESTMYSLSGTGAISGVSAPVPVLDTPEVTAAREAFMNTFRQVEAAALRTSVRRGLLPAPTVLAAAPVHTVVYSAAAPAQGYTFDGRLFAPVAGLPQYVQPCTC, encoded by the coding sequence CCCGTCCCAACCCCAGAGGTTCAGCAAGCAACGGCCGCTTTCATGGCTGCATGGAACGCAGCCGCTGCTAGAGCCACAAAGATCCAATCGGCCCTCGTGAAGAGCGGTTCTCAAGGTCACTATGTTGTGCAAGTGCCTCAGCAGGTTCAGGCCACACATGAAGTACAGAGGGCTACATCTGAATTCATGGCAGCCTGGAACGAGGCTGCCAGGCGAGCTTCGACAGTCAAACATGCCGTTTACAGCGCGCCCCAACCGGTTCAGGAGACTGCCGATGTCAAGAGAGCAACAGAAGAATTCATGGCAGCTTGGGAAGCTGCAGCCCATCAGGCATCCAGCATCAAGACAGCTGTTTCTTACACAGGAACTCCCCAACAAGTTGATCACACAGATGAGGTCAAGAAAGCAACAGCAGAATTCATGGCTGCATGGGAAAAAGCCGCCGCTCGTGTACCAAAGATTGAGTCGACCATGTATTTTATCTCTGGAACTGTAGCTTCCCCTAGCTATCAGCACACTGCTGGATCTACTCCCCAGTTCACTCCTTCAGTTGAACAAGCCACTGCTGAATTCATGAAGGCCTGGAATGCTGCTGCTGCCGCAGCTGCAGCTGCCCCTGATGTCAACATAATAATGGGAGCTGGCTCTGCACCTTCAGGTTCTCACTCTGTATCCTACCAGTCACCTGCTGCTGTCTCATACACTGCTGCTTCTCTTTCTGATCTCTCCAAGCCTGTTGAACCCACCCCTGAAGTACAGAGAGCTACAGCTGCCTTCATGGCTGCATGGAACAAGGCTGCTGCTCAGGCAACTGCAATCAGGTCAACTCTTACTAGGAGCTCTTCTGCTGGACATTACACCGTCGCCGTACCAAAGCAAGTCGAAGCCACTGAAGAAGTTAAGAGAGCAACTGCTGCTTTCATGGCTGCCTGGAATGAAGCTGCTGGACGTGCATCAACTGTCGAACATGCTATCTACAGCGTACCCCAGCCAGTAAGACAAACTGAAGAAGTCCGAAGAGCTACCGCCGAATTCATGTCCGCCTGGGAGGCTGCGGCCCAACAAGCTTCTGCTATGAGACAAGCTATCTCTTCCTCAGGAGTTCCCCAGCAAGTTGATCACACTGATGCAGTAAAGAAGGCTACTGAAGAATTCATGGCTGCCTGGAATGAAGCTGCTGAACGTGCATCTACTGTCGAACATGCTATCTACAGCGTACCTCAGCCAGTAAGAGAAACTAAAAAAGTCCGAAGAGCTATCCTCGAATTCATGTCCGCCTGGGAGGCTGCAGCCCATCAAGCTTCTGCTATGAGTCAAGCTATCTCTTACTCTAGAGATCCCCACAAAGTTGATCCCACTGGTGCAGTAAAGAAGGGTACTGGAGAATTCATGGCTGCCTGGAATGAAGCTGCTGAACGTGCATCTCCTGTCAAACATGCTATCTACAGCGTACTTCAGCCAGTAAGACAAACTGAAGAAGTCCGACGAGCTACCGCCGAATTCATGTCCGCATGGGAGGCTGCCGCCCAACAAGCTTCTGCTATGAGACAAGCTATCTCTTACTCAGGAGTTCCCAAGCAAGTTGATCACACTGATGCAGTAAAGAAAGCTACTGAAGAATTCATGGCTGCCTGGGAAGAGGCCGCTGCTCGGGTGCCCAAAATTGAGTCAACCATGTACACACTCTCTGGAACAGTAGCAGCTCCCGGCTCTCACCACACTGTTGGATCTGCTCCACAGTTCACTCCATCTGTCGAACAAGCCACCGCTGAATTCACAAGAATTTGGAATGCTGCTGCCAAGGCTGCTGCCGATGCTCCTGATGTGAACATTATTATGGGAGCTAGCTCTCTCCCTTCTACCTCCCACTCTGTTACTTACCACGCAGCTGCCCCTGTTGTCGCCCACGCTCCTGCCTCTGTCTCATACACTGCTGCTTCTCTTTCTGATCTCTCTAACCCTGCTGAACCCACCCCTGAAGTACAGAGAGCTACTGCTGCCTTCATGGCTGCATGGAACAAGGCTGCTGCTCAGGCAACTGCAATCAGGTCAACTCTTACCAGGAGCTCTTCTGCTGGACATTACACCGTCACCGTACCAAAGCAAGTCGAAGCCACTGAAGAAGTTAAGAGAGCAACTGCTGCTTTCATGGCTGCCTGGAATGAAGCTGCTGGACGTGCATCAACTGTCGAACATGCTATCTACAGCGTACCTCAGCCAGTAAGAGAAACTGAAGAAGTCCGAAGAGCTACCGCCGAATTCATGTCTGCCTGGGAGGCAGCTGCCCAACAAGCTTCTGCTATGAGACGAGCTATCTCTTACTCAGGAGTTCCCCAGCAAGTTGATCACACTGATGCAGTAAAGAAGGCTACTGAAGAATTCATGGCTGCCTGGGAAGAGGCTGCCGCTCGTGTGCCCAAGATTGAGTCAACCATATACACCATTTCTGGAACAGTACCAGCTCCTGGCGCTCACCACACTCTTGGATCTGCTCCACAGTTCACACCATCTGTTCAACAAGCCACCGCTGAATTTACATGGGCTTGGAATGCTGCCGCTGCTGCTGCAGCAGCTGCTCCTGATACCAACATTATCATGGGTAGCTCCCGTACCTCATCTCACCACGCAACACCTCAAGCTACATACTCTACAGGTTCAGCTCACACCTATAGTTCATCAGTACACGTCGGTGCTCCTCAGCCAGTTCAGCCAACTCCAGAAGTACAAAGAGCAACAGCTGCTTTTATGGCTGCTTGGAATGCAGCTGCTGAAagggcaaacaaaattcagacaaaaTTGTACAAAGCTTCTGGCTCAGCACACCAAGCTCACATTCCCCAACAAGTTTCAGACACAGATGCTGTAAGGAAAGCAACTGAAGAATTCATGGCAGCATGGAATGCTGCAGCTCGTCGTGGAGTAGTCGTGGAACAAGCCATTTCAACTCTTCCTCAACAGGTTCAAGAAACTGCCGACGTCAAACAAGCCACTGCTCAGTTCATGTCTGCATGGCATGCTGCAGCCCAACAGGCCTCTGCTATCCACAATGTTCTCCCTTCTGCCAGTGCCTACGCATCCCATCAACCTGTAACTGCTACTGCAGAGGTCAGGAAAGCCACTGACGAATTCATGGCTGCCTGGAATAAGGCTGCAGCCACAGTTCCAAAGATTGAATCCACCATGTATTCCCTTTCTGGTACTGGTGCCATCAGTGGAGTTTCAGCTCCAGTACCTGTGCTCGACACCCCTGAGGTAACAGCAGCCAGGGAGGCCTTCATGAACACCTTCCGCCAGGTTGAGGCTGCTGCTCTCCGTACCTCCGTCAGGAGAGGACTTCTACCAGCACCCACAGTTCTAGCTGCCGCACCTGTACATACGGTAGTGTACAGTGCTGCCGCGCCTGCTCAAGGGTACACTTTCGACGGCCGCTTGTTCGCACCCGTTGCTGGTCTTCCGCAATACGTACAACCTTGCACATGTTAG